Proteins encoded by one window of Thalassoroseus pseudoceratinae:
- a CDS encoding NAD(P)/FAD-dependent oxidoreductase, translating into MIQTTPTTKTRPQPNLENSYDVVVIGGGPAGSTVAALVAEQGRSVLLLERTAVPRFHVGESLIPETYWPLERLGLLDRMRESAFPKKFSVQFVSEGHKESAPFYFDEHNPHESSVTWQVERGIFDEMLIDRAVELGASCRTDAQVLDVMFTEDRAKGVRVKTEDGTRDIACQVVIDASGQSAFLASRLNLRVPDPKLRMATIWTYYENAIRGKGKDEGATLILQTPGKKSWFWYIPLPDNIVSIGCTGTLDYMFGDKLPAADVYERELKRCPALQRRLEPAQRVADHFTTKDFSYTTSKSAGSGWLLVGDAGGFIDPVYSSGVFLALKSGWMAADAIAAAFKTNDFSETTLGSWVPEYRAGVSRFRKLVYAFYSTEFSFGSFLKQHPEYHSAVVDILIGNVFKPELDEMFEAMGTP; encoded by the coding sequence ATGATTCAAACCACACCCACGACGAAGACTCGTCCGCAGCCGAACTTGGAAAATTCCTACGACGTCGTGGTGATCGGTGGGGGCCCCGCCGGTTCTACCGTGGCCGCGTTGGTTGCCGAACAAGGCCGATCAGTGCTGCTATTGGAACGCACCGCGGTGCCGCGATTTCACGTCGGTGAGTCACTGATTCCCGAAACCTACTGGCCGTTGGAACGGTTGGGATTGCTGGATCGAATGCGGGAGAGTGCATTCCCCAAGAAGTTTAGTGTTCAGTTCGTCAGCGAAGGTCACAAGGAATCTGCCCCGTTCTATTTCGATGAGCACAATCCGCATGAGTCGTCGGTGACTTGGCAGGTCGAACGCGGAATCTTCGACGAAATGCTGATTGACAGAGCCGTTGAACTCGGCGCGAGTTGCCGGACCGACGCCCAGGTTTTGGATGTCATGTTCACCGAAGACCGCGCCAAAGGTGTGCGTGTGAAAACCGAGGATGGAACCCGCGACATCGCATGCCAAGTCGTGATTGACGCTTCGGGGCAGTCGGCGTTTCTGGCCTCCCGTTTGAACTTGCGAGTGCCCGATCCCAAGTTGCGAATGGCCACCATCTGGACCTACTACGAGAACGCGATCCGTGGCAAGGGGAAAGACGAGGGGGCCACGCTCATTTTGCAGACACCGGGCAAGAAATCTTGGTTCTGGTATATTCCCCTGCCCGACAACATTGTGAGCATTGGTTGCACGGGAACGTTGGATTACATGTTTGGCGACAAACTTCCTGCTGCCGATGTCTACGAGCGGGAACTCAAACGGTGTCCGGCATTGCAACGTCGACTGGAACCCGCTCAACGTGTCGCCGACCACTTCACCACCAAAGACTTTTCTTACACGACTAGCAAATCCGCGGGATCGGGGTGGTTGCTTGTCGGCGACGCTGGTGGTTTTATTGATCCTGTATATTCGTCGGGCGTTTTTCTGGCATTGAAGTCGGGGTGGATGGCCGCCGACGCGATCGCTGCAGCGTTTAAAACTAACGACTTCTCTGAGACGACATTAGGGAGCTGGGTCCCTGAGTATCGTGCGGGAGTCAGCCGTTTCCGGAAGTTGGTATACGCGTTCTACTCAACCGAATTTAGTTTCGGTTCCTTCCTGAAACAGCATCCGGAATATCACTCGGCGGTTGTGGACATTTTGATCGGAAATGTCTTCAAGCCCGAACTCGACGAGATGTTCGAAGCGATGGGAACTCCTTAG
- a CDS encoding PIG-L deacetylase family protein — translation MIPLQLRNLKTVLCLGAHSDDIEIGCGGTLLKLIAENPGLKVCWVVFSGEQTRVDEATASANDFLEGCHEREVIVKGFRDSYFPYEGEAIKDFFHSLSKVIQPDVVFTHRKEDAHQDHRVLADLTWCTFRNHAILEYEIPKFEGDLGHPNMYVPLEADVCQRKVDLLMHHFATQRSKNWFTRETFDAVHRLRGLECVSNYAEAFTARKLTLN, via the coding sequence ATGATTCCGTTGCAGCTTCGGAACCTCAAGACAGTCTTATGTCTCGGGGCACACTCCGACGACATCGAAATCGGTTGCGGTGGCACGCTGCTGAAGTTGATCGCGGAAAACCCGGGTCTCAAAGTCTGTTGGGTGGTGTTTAGCGGCGAACAAACTCGCGTCGACGAAGCGACTGCCTCGGCCAATGATTTCCTGGAAGGGTGTCACGAACGGGAAGTGATCGTGAAGGGCTTTCGCGACAGTTACTTCCCCTACGAAGGCGAAGCAATCAAGGATTTCTTTCACTCGTTGTCGAAAGTAATTCAGCCGGATGTTGTGTTTACCCATCGAAAGGAAGATGCGCACCAAGATCATCGCGTGCTAGCAGACCTTACGTGGTGCACCTTTCGGAACCACGCCATTCTCGAGTACGAAATTCCCAAATTTGAAGGCGACTTGGGGCATCCGAATATGTATGTTCCGTTGGAAGCAGATGTTTGCCAGCGGAAGGTTGATCTTCTGATGCATCATTTCGCGACGCAGCGGAGCAAGAACTGGTTTACGCGGGAAACCTTTGACGCCGTCCATCGACTACGTGGGCTAGAATGTGTCAGCAACTACGCCGAAGCATTCACAGCGCGGAAGCTCACACTCAACTAG
- a CDS encoding glucose-1-phosphate cytidylyltransferase: MKVVLFCGGFGMRLREYSESVPKPMVPIGYRPILWHIMKYYAHFGHKDFILCLGWKADVIKKYFLNYDECVSNDFVLSGGGQVDLLASDTHDWTITFVDTGTQANIGERLRAVRPYLDGEDTFLANYADGLSDAPLPELIDLHHQQNALATCLAIKPMQSFHTIQCQQDSCVTSIESMTAGNSWINAGFFVLQHEIFDYLHEGEELVSEPFQRLIADRKLFAKQYEGFFGCMDTFKEKQQLDDMYASGEAPWEVWKRSDRGANPGNQVVPIDVESRLMSDVEGISREIMGSQTEPVHSSSNDQVHTGEDS, from the coding sequence ATGAAAGTCGTATTGTTTTGCGGCGGATTCGGAATGCGACTTCGCGAGTACTCAGAGTCTGTGCCGAAGCCTATGGTGCCGATCGGTTATCGTCCGATTCTGTGGCACATCATGAAATACTATGCTCATTTCGGCCATAAGGATTTTATCCTTTGCTTGGGTTGGAAAGCGGATGTCATCAAGAAGTACTTCTTGAACTATGACGAGTGCGTTTCCAATGACTTTGTACTCTCCGGTGGTGGCCAAGTTGATCTGCTGGCGAGCGACACGCATGACTGGACAATCACCTTTGTCGATACGGGAACGCAGGCCAACATTGGTGAGCGACTCCGTGCGGTTCGTCCTTATCTTGATGGGGAAGACACGTTCCTAGCCAACTACGCGGATGGCCTTTCCGATGCCCCCCTGCCTGAATTGATTGACTTGCATCACCAACAGAACGCGTTGGCAACATGCCTGGCGATCAAGCCGATGCAGAGCTTTCACACGATTCAATGTCAGCAAGATTCCTGCGTGACTTCGATTGAAAGCATGACGGCTGGAAATTCATGGATCAACGCAGGATTCTTCGTGCTACAACACGAGATCTTCGACTATCTCCATGAAGGTGAGGAACTCGTCTCGGAGCCATTCCAACGGCTGATCGCAGATCGAAAACTATTCGCCAAACAATACGAAGGTTTCTTTGGCTGTATGGATACATTCAAAGAGAAACAGCAATTGGATGATATGTACGCATCCGGCGAAGCTCCTTGGGAAGTCTGGAAGCGGTCCGATCGTGGAGCAAACCCAGGAAACCAAGTGGTGCCGATTGATGTCGAGAGTCGATTGATGTCCGATGTTGAGGGAATCAGCCGGGAAATCATGGGTTCTCAGACGGAGCCTGTGCACAGTTCTAGCAACGATCAAGTTCACACGGGAGAGGACTCATGA
- a CDS encoding class I SAM-dependent methyltransferase, whose protein sequence is MIQAVCNLNDVKNSASNDAACANLPAAPAHHCRFCRHPLTQSVVDLGMSPLCETFLTADQLNAAESFYPLHAFVCDKCLLVQVEAYVSGEEIFGQEYAYFSSYSDSWLKHATAYTDMIVPRLGLTRDSLVVELASNDGYLLRNFVERHIPCLGIEPAPNVAAVAEERGIPTRVEYFGVEVARQFAKEGIRPDLLLGNNVLAHVPDINDFVGGMKIILSERGTITMEFPHLVNIIEQNHFDGFYQEHYSYLSFHVVRKIFAHHGLALYDVEELPSHGGSIRIYARHTEDSTKPISPAVERMLQYEDERGFTDLKTYTSYSQRVEKTKHDLLDLLIRLKREGKQIAGYGAPGKGNTLLNYCGIREDFLDYVVDRNPYKHGRFLPGSHIPIFDIDRIEQTRPDYIFILPWNLRAEITSQLDYTREWGAKFIVAIPELEVF, encoded by the coding sequence ATGATTCAAGCTGTCTGTAATCTGAACGATGTTAAGAACTCCGCTAGCAACGACGCGGCATGTGCGAACCTACCGGCGGCTCCGGCACATCATTGTCGATTCTGTCGGCACCCGCTGACACAATCTGTTGTCGACCTAGGAATGTCTCCTCTTTGCGAAACGTTTCTGACCGCGGACCAACTTAACGCCGCTGAATCATTCTACCCGTTGCACGCATTCGTCTGTGACAAATGTCTGTTGGTCCAGGTCGAAGCATACGTCAGCGGCGAAGAGATTTTTGGCCAAGAGTATGCCTATTTCTCATCGTATTCGGATTCCTGGCTCAAACATGCCACAGCCTACACGGATATGATTGTCCCCCGACTTGGGTTGACGCGGGATAGTCTCGTGGTCGAACTCGCCAGCAACGATGGTTACCTCTTACGGAACTTCGTCGAACGACACATTCCTTGTCTCGGTATCGAACCCGCTCCGAATGTGGCGGCCGTTGCCGAGGAACGGGGAATTCCAACACGGGTCGAGTATTTCGGTGTTGAAGTCGCTCGCCAGTTTGCGAAGGAGGGAATCCGGCCCGATCTTCTTCTAGGGAACAATGTGCTAGCACATGTCCCGGATATCAACGACTTCGTTGGCGGTATGAAGATTATCCTCAGCGAACGTGGCACGATTACGATGGAGTTTCCGCATCTGGTAAACATCATCGAACAGAATCACTTTGATGGATTCTATCAGGAACACTATTCCTACTTGTCGTTTCATGTCGTCCGCAAGATTTTTGCCCATCACGGACTAGCATTGTACGACGTCGAAGAACTTCCGTCACACGGCGGTTCGATTCGAATCTATGCTCGCCACACCGAGGATAGTACCAAGCCGATCTCACCGGCTGTTGAGCGAATGCTGCAATACGAAGATGAACGAGGTTTTACCGACCTAAAGACGTACACCTCGTACTCGCAACGGGTCGAGAAAACCAAGCATGATCTCTTGGACCTTCTGATTCGCCTGAAACGTGAAGGCAAGCAGATCGCGGGCTACGGTGCGCCAGGTAAAGGCAACACGCTCCTCAACTACTGCGGAATTCGGGAAGACTTCTTGGACTACGTGGTCGATCGCAACCCATACAAGCATGGGCGATTTCTACCAGGGTCGCACATTCCGATCTTTGACATCGATCGAATCGAACAGACACGACCAGATTATATCTTCATTCTGCCTTGGAACCTACGAGCGGAAATCACTTCTCAACTCGATTATACACGAGAGTGGGGAGCGAAGTTCATTGTGGCAATTCCTGAGTTGGAAGTCTTTTAG
- a CDS encoding glutamate-1-semialdehyde 2,1-aminomutase translates to MSQLQDQSLRTNFELSKQLQQRSHQLVPGGAHTYAKGDDQFPTLSPGFISHGQGCHVFDLDGNEYIEYGMGCRAVTLGHAFPKVVDAARAELERGCNFSRPSPLEFEVAEELLSVITGADMVKFAKDGSDVTSAALKLARAHTGRSHIAYCSDHPFFATNDWFIGQTPMDAGIPAEHQELSLSFRYNDLESVRQLFANHQDQIAAVILEPAKYEDPQDAFLHQVQELCVENGTVFILDEMITGFRWNIGGGQREYQIIPDLSCWGKALANGFSVSALTGKRELMELGGLHHDRERVFLLSTTHGAETHALAAALATIQTYRTEPVIETLYEQGRKLKEGLDNVIRDFGLSKYVQIHGRPCALVYHTLDSQQRPSQWFRALFMQEIIKRGILGPSFIISYSHSDSDVQRTIDAVEGALPIYREALENGVENYVDRPTASVYRKYN, encoded by the coding sequence GTGTCACAACTTCAAGACCAATCACTTCGAACGAATTTTGAGCTTTCGAAGCAATTGCAACAGAGAAGTCACCAGCTAGTGCCTGGTGGCGCTCACACCTACGCAAAAGGTGACGATCAGTTCCCCACGCTATCACCGGGATTCATCTCGCATGGCCAAGGCTGTCATGTCTTTGACCTCGATGGCAACGAATACATCGAATATGGCATGGGATGTCGAGCGGTCACCTTGGGGCATGCGTTTCCGAAGGTCGTCGATGCTGCACGTGCCGAACTCGAACGCGGGTGCAACTTCAGTCGACCGTCACCTCTCGAATTCGAGGTGGCTGAGGAATTGTTAAGCGTCATCACGGGCGCAGACATGGTGAAGTTCGCGAAGGACGGATCGGATGTCACGTCCGCGGCCCTGAAACTCGCTAGAGCCCACACCGGGCGAAGTCACATCGCCTATTGTTCCGACCATCCGTTCTTTGCGACAAACGATTGGTTCATCGGCCAAACACCGATGGATGCCGGCATCCCCGCAGAGCACCAGGAGTTGTCGTTAAGTTTTCGGTACAACGATCTTGAAAGCGTTCGGCAACTCTTCGCGAACCACCAAGACCAGATCGCTGCTGTTATCCTTGAGCCAGCGAAGTACGAAGATCCCCAGGATGCGTTTCTTCATCAGGTTCAGGAACTCTGTGTGGAAAATGGAACAGTGTTCATTCTTGATGAGATGATCACCGGGTTCCGCTGGAACATCGGCGGTGGTCAGCGAGAGTATCAGATCATTCCTGATCTTAGTTGTTGGGGCAAAGCGTTAGCGAATGGATTCTCAGTATCAGCCTTGACTGGGAAACGCGAGCTCATGGAACTGGGCGGATTGCATCATGATCGAGAGCGAGTTTTCTTGTTGTCGACCACTCATGGAGCGGAAACGCACGCCTTAGCCGCTGCACTAGCAACGATTCAGACCTACCGAACGGAACCTGTTATTGAAACGTTGTACGAACAAGGTCGAAAGCTCAAGGAAGGACTCGACAACGTCATTCGTGACTTTGGTCTATCCAAGTACGTGCAAATTCATGGACGACCATGTGCGTTGGTCTATCACACGCTGGACTCGCAACAACGCCCTAGCCAATGGTTCCGGGCATTATTTATGCAAGAGATCATCAAGCGTGGGATTCTTGGGCCATCGTTCATCATCAGTTACTCGCATTCCGATTCCGACGTTCAGCGAACAATCGATGCCGTCGAGGGGGCTCTCCCAATCTATCGCGAAGCTCTTGAAAACGGCGTTGAAAACTATGTCGATCGCCCGACAGCGTCTGTGTACCGGAAGTATAACTAG
- the rfbG gene encoding CDP-glucose 4,6-dehydratase — protein sequence MEMPFDGVFNGRKVFVTGHTGFKGSWLCLWLNRLGAEVVGYALAPPTNPSHYHVANVYDVLVKNYEADIRDFETLNNAMQETQPDIVLHLAAQTVVRESYRIPRETFDINAVGTASVLDAVRELKRPCVALCITSDKCYENVEQLWGYRETDAFGDHDPYGGSKGAAEIVVRSYRHSFFAPERLNQHGVKLASARAGNVIGGGDWTSDALIVDLVKSLENSQPVELRNPHAYRPWQHVLQALSGYLTLVQRLLQTNDTTLCDGWNIGPLPGNELSVRGVVETFLEEWGTGSWRDVSHPDQLREATLLHLAIDKAMWRLPWKPCWTVQETLQKTAQWYKAWFEGPSSMRDVSLAQIEEYEQAFVASQGRLLEERGIKARKQHDSTPLVDAKATI from the coding sequence ATGGAAATGCCATTCGACGGCGTATTCAACGGTCGTAAAGTCTTCGTGACAGGTCACACCGGATTCAAAGGATCATGGCTCTGTCTGTGGTTGAATCGACTCGGGGCCGAAGTTGTTGGATACGCGCTCGCCCCTCCAACGAATCCAAGTCACTACCATGTAGCCAATGTGTATGATGTGCTCGTCAAGAACTACGAAGCCGACATTCGCGATTTTGAAACGCTCAACAATGCGATGCAGGAAACGCAACCAGACATTGTGTTGCATCTTGCGGCTCAAACCGTAGTTCGCGAAAGCTATCGGATTCCACGTGAGACTTTCGATATCAATGCAGTTGGTACCGCAAGTGTTCTCGATGCGGTGCGAGAGCTAAAGCGTCCATGTGTTGCTCTCTGCATTACGAGTGACAAATGCTACGAGAATGTGGAGCAGCTCTGGGGGTATCGTGAGACCGACGCCTTCGGAGACCACGATCCCTACGGTGGCAGCAAAGGAGCCGCTGAAATTGTGGTGCGATCGTATCGTCACTCATTCTTTGCTCCCGAACGCTTGAATCAACACGGCGTCAAGCTCGCTTCCGCTCGTGCCGGCAACGTGATCGGCGGTGGCGATTGGACAAGTGATGCACTAATTGTTGACCTCGTGAAGTCTCTGGAAAACTCACAACCTGTCGAGCTTCGCAATCCGCATGCATATCGCCCCTGGCAACATGTGCTGCAAGCCTTGAGCGGCTATTTGACGCTGGTCCAGCGACTGCTCCAAACAAACGACACAACTCTATGCGACGGCTGGAACATCGGCCCACTTCCTGGAAATGAGTTGAGCGTCCGCGGTGTTGTTGAAACATTTCTGGAAGAATGGGGAACCGGCTCTTGGCGTGACGTGAGTCATCCTGATCAATTGCGAGAGGCGACCTTGCTACACCTTGCAATCGACAAAGCGATGTGGCGTTTGCCGTGGAAACCATGTTGGACCGTCCAGGAAACTTTGCAGAAAACCGCACAGTGGTACAAAGCTTGGTTCGAAGGTCCATCCAGCATGCGAGACGTTAGCCTCGCGCAAATCGAAGAATACGAGCAAGCGTTTGTCGCATCCCAAGGACGGCTGCTCGAAGAACGTGGCATCAAGGCCCGAAAGCAGCACGATAGCACCCCACTCGTAGATGCAAAGGCTACGATTTAA
- a CDS encoding glycosyltransferase family 2 protein yields the protein MSVSLPKVSIGLPVYNGERYLRECLDCLLNQTFRDFEIVISDNASTDKTQSICQHYASLDERIHYHQQKVNRGANWNFNQVFHLSRGEYFKWAAVDDLCSPTYLDRMTETLETHPDCVWCHSLTVHIDEAGNKLDEAHHSNEPYSQNAHSLVATGSRLSINDVCSASAPSRFAAVLLGTTWCSDSFGLIRSDVLAETALEGPFYGAEKVLMSELAIRGQFIEIPEVMFFQRIHPDASGSMASGNDRDEFTFGVDGSAPHSTSFAILRGYHEAIQRADLSRTDRLRCYGHLMRYVFQLRKLTRKIVRSASRYTPSMKTPIFGHSR from the coding sequence ATGAGCGTTAGCCTCCCCAAAGTTAGCATCGGTTTACCCGTCTACAATGGTGAGCGGTACCTCCGTGAGTGCCTAGATTGCCTCCTCAATCAAACATTTCGCGACTTCGAGATTGTCATTTCCGACAACGCATCGACGGACAAAACTCAGTCGATCTGCCAACACTATGCAAGTCTTGACGAGCGAATCCACTACCATCAACAAAAGGTCAATCGAGGAGCCAATTGGAATTTCAACCAAGTCTTTCACTTGAGTCGTGGGGAATACTTCAAGTGGGCTGCGGTCGATGATCTTTGTTCGCCGACATATTTGGACCGGATGACAGAGACACTTGAGACTCACCCGGATTGCGTCTGGTGTCACTCCCTCACTGTTCACATTGACGAAGCCGGAAACAAGCTGGACGAGGCACACCACTCCAACGAGCCGTACTCTCAAAACGCTCATAGCTTGGTTGCAACGGGTTCACGACTTTCCATCAACGACGTTTGCTCTGCCTCTGCTCCCAGCCGATTCGCGGCGGTACTGTTGGGAACGACGTGGTGTTCAGACTCGTTCGGATTAATCCGAAGTGATGTCCTCGCGGAAACGGCCTTGGAAGGTCCTTTCTACGGGGCAGAAAAGGTCTTAATGTCGGAGTTGGCCATTCGCGGTCAGTTCATCGAAATTCCCGAAGTCATGTTCTTTCAACGCATCCATCCGGACGCTTCGGGCTCGATGGCGTCGGGCAACGACCGCGACGAGTTCACTTTTGGTGTCGATGGCAGTGCTCCTCACTCTACGTCATTTGCGATTCTCCGCGGTTATCACGAGGCGATTCAGAGAGCCGATCTCAGTCGAACGGACCGATTGCGTTGCTATGGTCACCTCATGCGGTACGTCTTCCAACTCCGCAAACTAACGCGGAAAATCGTGAGATCAGCATCGCGTTACACTCCGTCGATGAAGACACCAATCTTCGGCCACAGCCGATAA
- a CDS encoding WecB/TagA/CpsF family glycosyltransferase codes for MVTLIEESPSTASQSLNSGSQFKACWPEKRTIFGVQISETTYDDAVRATIHAAQHHIPSVVSCHAVHALMTFSNDPELREIANSFDMITPDGQPVRWALNLLHGAGLKDRVYGPELTLRLCEAAAEHKVLVYLYGGSPDVAAKLPERLKALFPELEIAGYESPPYRELTDAELEDVAERINASKAGLVFIGLGCPKQDIFAHRIRKHLNAVQVCVGAAFDFHAGVKETAPSWMQKLGLEWLFRLVKEPKRLWRRYLVTNTQYLAKLALSLANIPRVLRQRARKQ; via the coding sequence ATGGTCACGCTAATCGAAGAATCGCCCAGCACTGCCTCGCAAAGTCTCAACTCTGGATCACAGTTTAAAGCCTGTTGGCCAGAAAAACGAACGATCTTCGGGGTCCAGATTTCCGAAACCACCTACGATGACGCTGTGCGAGCCACGATCCATGCAGCCCAACACCATATCCCATCGGTTGTGTCATGTCATGCCGTTCACGCTTTAATGACATTCTCGAACGATCCGGAACTTCGCGAAATTGCGAATTCGTTCGATATGATCACACCGGACGGACAGCCAGTTCGGTGGGCACTAAACCTTCTGCACGGAGCCGGGCTGAAAGATCGTGTCTATGGCCCCGAGCTCACTTTGCGACTTTGCGAAGCGGCTGCCGAACACAAAGTCCTCGTTTACCTATATGGTGGAAGTCCGGACGTGGCCGCTAAGCTTCCTGAGCGATTGAAGGCTTTGTTCCCCGAGCTTGAAATCGCCGGATACGAGTCCCCGCCTTACCGTGAGCTTACCGACGCAGAACTAGAAGACGTTGCCGAGCGTATCAACGCGTCAAAGGCGGGTCTAGTGTTTATCGGACTCGGCTGTCCGAAGCAGGATATTTTCGCACATCGGATTCGCAAGCATCTCAACGCAGTGCAAGTCTGTGTCGGGGCAGCGTTCGACTTTCACGCAGGTGTGAAGGAGACCGCACCGTCTTGGATGCAGAAGCTTGGTCTCGAGTGGTTGTTTCGACTTGTCAAGGAACCTAAGCGGCTTTGGCGACGTTACTTGGTTACGAACACACAATACCTGGCAAAGCTAGCGTTGTCCCTAGCCAACATTCCGAGAGTCCTTCGTCAACGTGCAAGAAAGCAATAA
- a CDS encoding O-antigen ligase family protein codes for MVVPHTMVLVLSANRLCFLVNAITLLTVFYFYGSRLLTSISLATLCILGTSYLLIDPYFSLFESLGSNVVSYASRGQDVSQLSALSGREEMWTAQWKSFLESPVIGHGYFVTSKEGQMYVWYNWANYTAHNLVLQVAVTTGVVGLTLFLLGLVRSYLKATYQLRHKPNYRRLGDFLGLIGMWYLGWSTMNESIMGPVQPESVFFFVMLGIAIGNATSSDRNPVDSKTDLDRLHSPTSRLQRNASNTTVLTA; via the coding sequence ATGGTCGTACCGCACACCATGGTGCTAGTCCTTTCTGCCAACCGGCTGTGTTTCCTCGTCAATGCGATCACTTTGTTAACAGTCTTTTACTTCTATGGTAGTCGGCTTCTCACATCAATCTCACTTGCGACGCTGTGTATCCTAGGTACCTCATATCTTCTGATTGATCCATACTTCTCACTCTTTGAATCTCTCGGCAGCAATGTCGTTAGTTATGCAAGCCGGGGCCAGGACGTTTCTCAGCTCTCGGCATTGTCCGGTCGCGAAGAAATGTGGACGGCCCAATGGAAGTCGTTCCTAGAGTCACCAGTCATCGGACACGGGTACTTCGTCACCTCCAAAGAAGGGCAAATGTACGTTTGGTACAACTGGGCCAACTACACTGCACACAACCTCGTCCTACAGGTCGCAGTCACAACCGGCGTAGTTGGATTGACGTTATTCCTCCTTGGACTCGTTCGATCATATTTGAAGGCGACTTATCAACTTCGCCACAAACCAAACTATCGGCGGCTGGGCGACTTCTTAGGACTTATTGGAATGTGGTACCTCGGTTGGTCAACGATGAACGAATCAATCATGGGGCCAGTTCAACCAGAGTCCGTCTTCTTCTTCGTCATGCTCGGTATTGCGATTGGTAATGCGACCTCGTCCGACCGGAATCCCGTCGACTCGAAGACTGATTTGGACCGGCTACACTCACCTACGAGTCGGTTACAACGGAACGCATCGAACACGACAGTTCTTACAGCTTAG